A single genomic interval of Lacrimispora sphenoides JCM 1415 harbors:
- a CDS encoding exopolysaccharide biosynthesis polyprenyl glycosylphosphotransferase yields MKVDQKYKRLIRIFFTFGITSMLIVLYGWTWIGHYNRIIEFPFFRRGNWMMIFLYGILLVLFMSIYGGFKVGYLKKGNLIYSQILAVIFTNIFTYLQIAVLDKHFLSPLQLIKMTGLDFLIIIVWTLVYQWFYGKVFPPRKMLLISGGRSDYHLAEKINSREDKYEICRTINIKKGIVILQQEILNYDGVIIGDISSHERNLILKYCFANSIRTYNVPKISDILLKSSVELNLFDSPLLLSRNEGMTIEQLFIKRLVDIVGALIGIVIASPLFLIISVLISLTDKGPIFFKQARLTRDDKVFYIYKFRTMIQEAEKDGVARLAEEGDSRILPIGHFLRRTRLDELPQLFNILRGEMSLVGPRPERPELVEEILKDIPEFTYRTKVKAGLTGYAQIYGKYNTTAYDKLKLDLTYIRNYSFLLDLKLIFMTPKIMFMKEATEGVQSNIEK; encoded by the coding sequence ATGAAGGTAGATCAGAAATATAAAAGGCTCATAAGAATATTCTTTACTTTTGGTATTACATCAATGTTGATTGTGTTATATGGCTGGACTTGGATTGGTCATTATAATAGAATAATAGAATTTCCTTTTTTTCGCCGAGGAAATTGGATGATGATATTTTTATATGGAATTCTTCTTGTTCTTTTTATGAGCATATATGGAGGATTTAAAGTTGGATATTTAAAAAAAGGGAATTTAATATATTCCCAAATTTTGGCAGTCATTTTTACAAATATTTTTACATACTTACAGATTGCAGTACTGGATAAACACTTTCTAAGTCCTTTACAATTAATAAAGATGACAGGGTTGGACTTTTTAATTATTATAGTCTGGACTCTGGTATATCAATGGTTTTATGGAAAGGTATTTCCACCAAGGAAAATGCTCTTAATTTCTGGAGGAAGATCAGATTATCATCTCGCAGAAAAGATTAATTCAAGGGAAGACAAATATGAAATATGCCGTACGATTAATATTAAAAAGGGAATTGTTATCCTACAACAAGAGATACTGAATTACGATGGAGTTATTATTGGTGATATTTCATCACATGAGCGGAATCTGATATTAAAATATTGTTTTGCAAATTCCATTCGTACTTATAATGTACCAAAGATATCGGATATTTTGTTGAAGAGTTCGGTAGAATTGAATCTATTTGATTCACCGCTTTTACTATCAAGAAATGAAGGGATGACCATTGAGCAACTATTTATCAAGCGACTGGTGGATATTGTAGGGGCTTTGATAGGAATAGTGATAGCTTCTCCTCTTTTTTTAATCATAAGTGTATTAATAAGTCTTACAGATAAAGGACCAATTTTTTTTAAACAGGCCAGATTAACTAGAGATGACAAAGTATTTTATATCTATAAGTTCCGCACAATGATTCAAGAGGCAGAAAAGGATGGGGTGGCCCGTCTGGCTGAGGAAGGAGATTCCAGGATTTTGCCCATCGGGCATTTCCTTAGAAGGACGAGGCTGGACGAGCTGCCCCAGCTTTTTAATATATTGAGGGGAGAAATGTCCTTAGTAGGCCCCAGGCCGGAGCGACCAGAATTAGTTGAAGAGATACTTAAGGATATACCGGAATTTACATATAGGACAAAAGTGAAGGCTGGACTTACGGGATATGCACAGATTTATGGGAAGTATAATACGACAGCATATGATAAACTAAAGCTAGATTTAACCTATATTCGTAATTATTCGTTTCTTTTGGATTTGAAATTAATATTTATGACACCTAAGATTATGTTTATGAAAGAAGCCACAGAAGGAGTACAGTCAAATATCGAAAAGTAA
- a CDS encoding O-antigen ligase family protein has product MMTSCKKIEKVNFLSIVTGIYVILIGLGLPLVVKNQYFDILIVKYYYYCICTILMAILVVGYSVTVGAKQTALFFKEFSLKKFLRNCTVADYAVLIYLMVAFISTITSDYLYESFWGNEGRYTGLFLITWYVISCFCVSRFWKYKSWYIDVILAAGMLVCLFGITDYFKLDILHFKANMVAEQIPIFTSTIGNINTYTAYVGILVAIATVLFATDTKVKNMLWHYLCMVIGFFAIIMGVSDNAYLSLGVLFGFLPLYLFKSSKGIQRYVVVLATFFSVIQCIDWINIYCGESVIGIESAFEVVIRFRGLPYLVMSLWGIVILWYFITFKKKYEAKEFGNLFRYLWIALLLLIILAVLYIIYDCNVAGNANRYGSLSSYFLFNDDWGTNRGYIWRMAMECFQSLPLWKKIVGYGPETFGILVMHKTANNPYNQLFDSAHNEYLHMLTTVGIAGLISYLSFIIGYIRNCLNNYSKNPYIMAIMFGIICYSIQAFVNLNLPITTPVFWLLLGMGSTKSIEKL; this is encoded by the coding sequence ATGATGACATCATGCAAGAAAATTGAAAAGGTGAATTTTTTATCAATAGTTACTGGGATATACGTAATTTTAATCGGTTTAGGCCTTCCTCTTGTAGTTAAAAATCAATATTTTGATATTCTAATAGTCAAATACTATTATTACTGCATTTGTACTATTTTAATGGCTATATTAGTTGTTGGGTATTCTGTTACCGTAGGAGCAAAGCAAACAGCATTGTTCTTTAAGGAATTTTCTTTAAAGAAATTCCTGAGAAATTGTACTGTTGCGGATTATGCTGTATTGATATATCTAATGGTTGCATTCATATCGACTATCACATCAGATTATCTATATGAATCATTTTGGGGCAATGAGGGGAGATATACGGGACTTTTTTTGATAACTTGGTATGTTATTAGCTGTTTTTGTGTAAGTAGATTTTGGAAGTATAAGAGTTGGTATATTGATGTCATTTTAGCGGCAGGAATGCTTGTATGTCTGTTTGGAATTACTGATTATTTTAAATTAGATATTCTTCATTTTAAAGCTAATATGGTTGCAGAACAAATACCTATTTTTACATCAACAATAGGAAATATAAATACATATACCGCATATGTTGGGATTTTGGTTGCGATTGCGACGGTTTTGTTTGCTACAGATACAAAAGTTAAAAATATGTTATGGCATTATCTCTGTATGGTGATCGGTTTTTTTGCTATTATCATGGGTGTTAGTGATAATGCATACCTTTCTTTGGGAGTTTTGTTTGGTTTTTTGCCATTGTATTTATTTAAAAGCTCAAAAGGGATTCAAAGGTATGTCGTTGTGCTGGCAACATTTTTTTCGGTTATTCAATGCATTGACTGGATAAATATTTATTGTGGAGAAAGTGTAATAGGAATAGAAAGTGCTTTTGAAGTGGTAATAAGATTTCGTGGATTGCCATATCTGGTAATGAGTTTATGGGGAATTGTCATTCTTTGGTATTTTATTACTTTTAAGAAGAAATATGAAGCCAAGGAATTTGGAAATTTATTCAGATATCTTTGGATAGCGCTTCTTTTGCTAATTATCTTGGCTGTATTATATATTATTTATGATTGTAACGTAGCGGGCAATGCAAATAGATATGGTAGCTTAAGCTCATATTTTCTCTTTAATGATGATTGGGGAACTAACAGGGGATATATCTGGAGAATGGCTATGGAATGTTTTCAGAGTTTACCTTTATGGAAAAAAATTGTGGGATATGGACCTGAAACCTTTGGTATTTTAGTAATGCATAAAACTGCCAATAACCCATATAATCAATTGTTTGATAGTGCACATAATGAATATTTACATATGTTAACAACGGTAGGTATTGCGGGATTAATATCTTATTTAAGTTTTATAATAGGATATATAAGAAATTGTCTTAATAATTATAGTAAAAATCCATATATTATGGCAATAATGTTTGGCATCATCTGCTATAGCATTCAGGCCTTTGTAAACCTTAACCTTCCTATTACTACACCTGTTTTTTGGCTATTGTTAGGAATGGGGTCGACAAAATCAATAGAAAAGCTATAA
- a CDS encoding cell wall-binding protein gives MRKQTKLVAVLSTAALLALGASMSSFAATGWQEENGTWVYYDKNGDLETEKWEKSGDNWFYLNDDGEMATDVVVEYNDNYYYVDENGAMATNKWVSVENENYDGDDDNEPVNNWYYFGSNGKAFKASSNGTVASFKTINGKKYVFNDEGKMLYGWIGSDGERKTGDEAWQEGVYYCGDENDGAQVTGWAYLEIVDNNYDSSEDAGVSSGNVFDDENQTRYFYFKSNGKKMADKKGETINGKKYSFDVDGRMNAEWIIYDATPTTSKVATGSITATQGSADYTRNWRYYGTPEDGARVTKGWFKVVPDENLNSGDYSDDSDAWYYSDKDGKLVASEIKTINGKKYAFDASGKMKSGLRFIQFVDGSTTKIDSILADDNDNYPFDTEENFKKNAGTLLGQDYYSYYFGSGDDGSMKTNKQSVSIDGDSFNFLFNKSGSFKGSGKNGVDSSKYYLAGMLLAADKDDKYAVIKIDETSANTKYTLLTTDDFLDEAYVNTATNPSGKDYSEYFVVDNAAAKDAKITYKLINTSGTVQKGKSKAKDGNDRCYSQTGESINFVYVEK, from the coding sequence ATGAGAAAGCAGACCAAATTAGTTGCTGTATTATCAACAGCAGCACTGCTTGCATTAGGCGCTTCCATGTCCTCTTTCGCAGCAACTGGCTGGCAGGAAGAAAATGGTACATGGGTGTACTATGACAAGAACGGCGATTTAGAGACAGAGAAGTGGGAGAAATCAGGAGATAACTGGTTCTACCTCAATGATGATGGCGAGATGGCTACCGATGTTGTTGTTGAATACAATGATAACTACTATTATGTAGATGAGAACGGTGCTATGGCTACCAATAAGTGGGTTTCCGTTGAGAACGAAAACTATGATGGTGATGACGATAATGAGCCAGTAAATAACTGGTACTATTTTGGATCTAATGGTAAAGCTTTTAAAGCTTCCAGCAACGGTACTGTTGCTTCCTTCAAGACCATCAATGGTAAGAAATATGTATTCAATGATGAAGGAAAAATGTTATATGGCTGGATCGGCAGCGACGGCGAAAGAAAAACTGGCGATGAAGCTTGGCAGGAAGGCGTTTATTACTGCGGCGACGAGAACGACGGAGCTCAGGTTACCGGTTGGGCTTATCTTGAGATCGTAGATAATAACTACGATTCATCAGAAGACGCAGGCGTTTCCAGCGGCAACGTATTTGATGATGAGAATCAGACTCGTTACTTCTACTTCAAGAGCAATGGTAAGAAGATGGCTGACAAAAAAGGTGAGACCATTAATGGTAAGAAGTACAGCTTTGATGTAGATGGCCGTATGAACGCAGAGTGGATCATTTATGATGCAACTCCAACAACATCTAAAGTAGCTACTGGCAGCATCACAGCAACTCAGGGCTCAGCTGACTATACCAGAAACTGGAGATACTATGGTACACCAGAAGATGGAGCAAGAGTAACCAAGGGTTGGTTCAAAGTTGTTCCAGATGAGAATTTGAATTCAGGTGATTATAGTGATGATTCTGATGCTTGGTATTATTCCGATAAGGATGGTAAGTTAGTAGCATCTGAAATTAAGACCATTAATGGAAAGAAGTATGCATTCGATGCTTCTGGAAAAATGAAATCTGGTCTGAGATTTATCCAATTTGTTGATGGAAGCACAACTAAGATTGACTCTATATTAGCAGATGATAATGATAATTATCCATTTGATACTGAAGAGAACTTCAAGAAGAACGCTGGTACGCTGTTAGGCCAGGATTACTACAGCTATTACTTCGGTTCAGGCGATGATGGTTCCATGAAGACCAACAAGCAGAGCGTAAGCATTGATGGAGATTCTTTCAACTTCTTATTCAACAAGTCCGGAAGCTTTAAGGGCTCTGGTAAGAATGGTGTTGATAGCAGCAAGTACTACTTAGCTGGTATGCTTTTAGCAGCTGATAAGGATGATAAATATGCAGTTATCAAGATTGACGAGACTAGTGCTAATACAAAGTACACACTTTTAACAACTGATGACTTCCTTGATGAGGCTTATGTAAATACGGCTACTAATCCATCTGGAAAAGATTATTCAGAGTACTTTGTAGTTGATAATGCAGCTGCTAAAGATGCTAAGATTACCTACAAGTTGATCAATACTTCTGGTACTGTACAGAAGGGCAAATCCAAAGCTAAAGATGGTAACGATCGTTGCTATAGCCAGACAGGTGAATCAATCAATTTTGTTTACGTAGAGAAATAA